A region from the Drosophila ananassae strain 14024-0371.13 chromosome 2L, ASM1763931v2, whole genome shotgun sequence genome encodes:
- the LOC6499388 gene encoding protein zwilch, giving the protein MSASLANVYAELTRRYGENYTITYGPPPTYLASIAGVSETGKKVVLVFKEDRSGSAYKIQHITPKKALPKLEGTSEMDLTGSPLKDDCLVDAIADLSLDLQLEHSNPWKLEEEFQRGVPVDQARGIISTEPFQQSEGTGSVWFLCDGTDLGQTQLLQYEFNKSHFSRGILSYHGVVPAYMVTSQFLVKQHSMVGGGAPMETSIENSYQVNPQMTIRCSWTTNASLPLLVNLHDCEVVLNHTFRAGECTPLTQDFMNQLRILVYIREDIVSYHKDIQHGKMRDPTYRCGTGIDMDELRESINKTMTDVSGFIDPYSNGLAEFDIEEVVQRAKVRRLTDLTDKLWELLKCCASYKDLKVAFSLLFQCAARCNIVNTPTNKNRLAEIITELSNRRLAMPCLSGAEPLELLLEIGLEKVLKDYEFIYSESKLCSTHLLRDTNETANDEGSPQNVPQVRKSLHNAVRGDPAAGAGMRKTLLHHNASAKTGNAKYGKVDDDSGFKNSHFDEQESLERVSKLFQIHCTLEHLLMIHINLNLPNVYSDVCSELLKKAPKIVDAIDENVNDVMDIQLSALYVREHLEGKEPYSRHISMRSHNKFREIKTTFYFNSENICPPELAKCFQCDDKEMVKERTYHSWLYRKIRTLK; this is encoded by the exons ATGTCTGCAAGTTTAGCTAATGTGTACGCAGAGCTTACGCGCCGATATGGGGAGAACTATACAATTACCTATGGGCCGCCGCCCACATATTTAGCTAGTATAGCTGGAGTTTCGGAAACGGGAAAGAAGGTGGTTCTTGTTTTCAAGGAGGATCGGAGTGGTTCTGCATACAAGATTCAGCATATCACGCCCAAAAAGGCACTACCGAAGTTGGAGGGCACTTCTGAGATGGACCTGACCGGAAGTCCTTTAAAGGACGATTGCTTAGTCGATGCTATTGCCGATCTGTCGCTGGACCTGCAGCTGGAGCATTCTAATCCCTGGAAACTGGAGGAGGAATTCCAAAGAGGAGTCCCAGTTGACCAGGCAAGGGGTATTATATCTACTGAACCTTTTCAGCAGTCAGAGGGAACAGGCTCAGTTTGGTTCCTGTGTGACGGAACGGATTTGGGTCAGACGCAACTCCTTCAGTACGAATTCAACAAGAGTCACTTTTCACGTGGAATACTCAGCTATCATGGCGTTGTTCCCGCGTATATGGTCACCTCCCAGTTTTTGGTGAAACAGCATTCAATGGTCGGTGGGGGTGCACCTATGGAAACCAGCATCGAAAACAGCTATCAGGTGAATCCACAAATGACCATAAGGTGCTCCTGGACAACCAATGCTTCCTTGCCGCTTCTGGTTAATCTGCATGACTGCGAAGTGGTTCTAAATCACACCTTCCGAGCGGGTGAATGCACTCCATTAACCCAGGACTTTATGAACCAGCTGCGTATCTTAGTTTATATTCGCGAGGATATTGTGTCCTATCACAAGGATATACAACATGGCAAGATGAGAGATCCAACATACAGATGCGGTACTGGGATTGACATGGACGAACTGCGGGAGTCCATTAATAAGACCATGACGGATGTCTCTGGCTTCATAGATCCGTACAGTAACGGTCTTGCAGAGTTCGATATCGAGGAGGTGGTGCAGCGGGCCAAAGTTCGACGGCTTACTGATCTTACAGACAAATTATGGGAACTACTTAAAT GTTGTGCCTCTTATAAGGATCTCAAAGTAGCCTTCAGCTTACTATTTCAGTGCGCCGCTCGCTGCAATATTGTG AACACACCCACCAACAAAAATCGTCTGGCAGAAATCATAACCGAACTGTCCAATCGCCGATTGGCCATGCCCTGCCTCAGTGGTGCTGAACCACTAGAGCTGCTGTTGGAGATTGGTCTGGAGAAGGTGCTCAAGGATTACGAGTTCATATACTCGGAAAGCAAGCTATGCAGTACTCATCTGCTGAGGGACACAAACGAAACGGCAAATGACGAAGGCTCGCCGCAGAATGTACCACAAGTGCGGAAATCCTTGCATAATGCTGTTAGGGGGGATCCAGCAGCCGGAGCAGGAATGCGCAAGACATTGCTTCACCACAACGCCAGCGCAAAGACAGGGAATGCTAAATATGGCAAAGTCGACGATGACTCCGGCTTCAAGAACAGTCATTTCGACGAGCAGGAGAGCCTGGAGCGGGTCTCCAAGTTATTTCAAATTCACTGCACCCTGGAACATCTGCTAATGATACACATTAACTTGAACTTACCCAATG TTTACAGCGATGTTTGCTCCGAGCTTTTAAAGAAAGCCCCAAAAATAGTAGATGCCATTGATGAAAATGTGAACGATGTGATGGACATCCAATTGTCGGCTCTGTATGTACGCGAACATTTGGAGGGCAAGGAACCCTATTCCAGGCACATCAGTATGCGATCGCATAACAAATTCCGCGAGATTAAAACCAcattttactttaattcggAGAATATATGTCCACCAGAATTGGCCAAGTGTTTTCAGTGCGATG ATAAGGAAATGGTCAAGGAGCGTACCTATCATTCCTGGCTTTATCGCAAGATTCGCACCCTGAAGTGA
- the LOC6501193 gene encoding probable rRNA-processing protein EBP2 homolog yields the protein MSDFEMDDSGSGYDSGDNSEAELQAAFERGDLKPGLNVEFNGQRDTVNDVTKLLSKAKDIHLDLPWIERLDMINTLAPLAPELAVQLEKHEQKRANLFKGNAKLPYIRPEEDPVLNDFKREMLFHRQAQSAVLEGIPRLHELGIKTRRPDDYFAEMAKSDEHMQKVRANLMAKQQGQAKSERIKQIREQRKMGKMLAKQTKVQREAEKKDMLDKLKKFRKGKLKNLDFLEDAKALESKQKQSAEKRKQRNKKFGFGGKKKGLKRNTKSSSAGLDGEKSSRRQRGVKAGASVNKRLGKSRRIKAKGRK from the exons ATGTCCGACTTCGAAATGGATGACAGCGGCTCGGGGTATGATTCAGGGGATAACTCCGAAGCAGAG TTACAAGCTGCTTTCGAACGTGGGGATTTGAAACCTGGCTTAAATGTTGAATTTAATGGCCAGCGGGATACAGTAAATGATGTG ACTAAACTACTGTCCAAGGCAAAGGACATTCACCTAGACTTGCCCTGGATTGAGCGTCTAGACATGATCAACACCCTGGCTCCTCTTGCTCCGGAACTTGCTGTCCAGCTGGAGAAGCACGAACAAAAGCGCGCTAATCTATTTAAAGGAAATGCTAAACTGCCCTACATTCGACCGGAAGAAGATCCTGTGTTGAACGATTTCAAGCGGGAAATGCTCTTCCATCGACAGGCACAGAGCGCTGTGCTAGAAGGAATCCCCAGGCTGCACGAATTGGGAATAAAAACCCGACGACCTGATGATTACTTTGCTGAGATGGCCAAGTCCGATGAACATATGCAGAAAGTTAGAGCCAATCTAATGGCCAAGCAACAGGGACAGGCCAAATCAGAGCGCATCAAGCAGATTCGAGAGCAGCGCAAGATGGGCAAAATGCTCGCCAAACAGACCAAGGTTCAACGTGAGGCCGAGAAAAAGGATATGctcgacaagcttaaaaagtTCCGCAAGGGAAAGCTTAAGAACCTGGACTTCCTTGAGGATGCCAAGGCCCTGGAATCTAAGCAGAAGCAATCCGCTGAGAAACGTAAACAGCGCAACAAAAAGTTCGGATTTGGTGGCAAGAAAAAGGGGCTGAAGCGCAATACCAAATCCTCCTCTGCGGGACTCGATGGCGAGAAATCGTCGCGTCGTCAGCGAGGAGTCAAAGCGGGCGCTTCAGTTAACAAACGGCTGGGCAAGTCGCGACGCATCAAGGCCAAGGGCAGGAAGTAA
- the LOC6499387 gene encoding G patch domain-containing protein 4 → MDFAKKILSKYGWKEGEGLGKQNDGIAAPLKASLKFDNAGLGVDRAKEFNDHWWERCFNEAANNVDVQVGENGKITTTRKDGEDAVEISTKGFSARKLKKAKEQHASDGKAVYDNFIQTSLLTQGGAEVENTERIRVEDIAVSKINVLTDEELFKACGGRTAHKGARHGLKLSGKIARLEQQEREMLEKLQAKQNPLQKNEVISQEPVKTKKKKSSKEKCSETIPEDQVELSLKSKKKKKDKKQEKAQDESSSNLYQETAENVEEVLSSKKKKKNRDKETEVTDAEKSPKKRKAEESTSNTEEPIKSKKKKKNKQEE, encoded by the coding sequence aTGGATTTCGCCAAGAAGATACTAAGCAAATATGGTTGGAAGGAAGGAGAGGGCTTGGGAAAGCAGAACGACGGTATTGCAGCTCCCCTGAAGGCAAGTCTCAAGTTCGACAATGCAGGGCTTGGAGTAGACCGGGctaaagaatttaacgaccACTGGTGGGAACGTTGTTTTAACGAGGCTGCAAACAACGTAGATGTGCAAGTTGGGGAAAATGGAAAGATCACAACTACCCGCAAGGACGGAGAGGACGCTGTGGAGATATCAACCAAAGGTTTCTCTGCAAGGAAATTAAAGAAAGCCAAGGAGCAGCACGCAAGCGACGGAAAGGCAGTCTATGATAACTTCATTCAAACGTCTCTGTTGACCCAAGGCGGGGCCGAAGTTGAAAATACGGAACGAATTCGAGTGGAGGATATTGCGGTTTCTAAAATTAATGTACTGACGGATGAGGAGCTATTCAAAGCATGCGGCGGGAGAACTGCGCACAAAGGCGCTCGTCACGGTCTCAAACTGAGTGGTAAGATAGCGCGTCTTGAGCAGCAGGAGCGTGAAATGTTGGAGAAGCTGCAGGCTAAACAAAACCCACTCCAGAAAAACGAAGTTATTAGCCAGGAACCTGTGAAAACAAAGAAGAAAAAGTCATCCAAAGAAAAATGTTCTGAGACTATTCCTGAGGATCAAGTAGAATTAtctttaaaatctaaaaagaaaaagaaagatAAAAAGCAAGAGAAGGCTCAAGATGAATCTTCAAGCAATCTTTATCAGGAGACTGCGGAGAATGTGGAGGAAGTTCTGAGCtcgaagaaaaagaaaaaaaatagggaTAAGGAAACTGAAGTGACGGATGCAGAGAAGTCCCCAAAAAAGCGGAAGGCAGAAGAATCCACATCAAATACTGAAGAACCAATCAAGTccaagaagaaaaagaagaacaaGCAAGAGGAATAA
- the LOC6499386 gene encoding PHD finger protein 7 isoform X1, whose translation MKTCDICGIKSHESGDDPFMFGQWKSLSNVTVHYFCLLLSTKLPQRGDDSVGILGFLLTDIRKEIAQARHRKCEYCSKMGANVSCHKCGDLFHMPCAVTNRCTIEFCGNFISYCDTCRPLDDYKTQILKNPPKKQSCVICFETIHSCYLHCVSYGDCCRLGFAHMMCMRKYAMSSGYYLRCPWCRNSKFRDLIRLQSIFVPDRDAAWELEPNAYRDLHRSVFRCDQEECICPKGRQFTNKTWSILMCKFCTVSGVHSKCLVGTQGVDKISDIPKDFKCTICVQIIKSRAENLETSLYIRKNGPKSSEGAAIDSQEPVFSDDNCVDPGTSNQEFISLTSTSLPSNTSSLPPPPQSDKDKERLWIQKSFNVRGEPFLYLVVYKTDGPKCLGTCTYRFHEDDPRISDKSFEALELIEVSEEDIWFYHDDCHYWEENKHLDSCQQ comes from the exons ATGAAGACTTGTGATATTTGTGGCATTAAGTCACATGAATCTGGCGATGACCCATTTATGTTCGGCCAGTGGAAGTCTCTTAGTAATGTGACAGTGcactatttttgtttg TTGCTGTCCACTAAACTTCCTCAGCGAGGCGATGATTCAGTCGGAATACTTGGCTTTCTTTTAACTGACATCCGAAAAGAGATAGCGCAGGCCCGGCATAGAAAATGCGAATACTGTAGTAAAATGGGAGCCAACGTTAGCTGTCATAAATGCGGCGACTTATTTCATATGCCCTGCGCCGTAACCAATCGCTGTACTATAGAGTTTTGTGGAAATTTTATAAGCTACTGTGATACCTGCCGACCCCTGGACGATTACAAGACGCAAATACTTAAGAATCCTCCAAAAAAACAATCTTGTGTAATTTGCttcgagacgattcactcttgCTACCTTCACTGTGTTAGCTATGGCGACTGCTGCAGGCTTGGCTTTGCCCACATGATGTGTATGCGAAAATACGCCATGAGCTCCGGGTACTATCTTCGTTGTCCCTGGTGTCGGAATTCTAAATTCCGGGATTTAATACGGCTGCAGTCAATTTTTGTTCCGGATCGGGATGCTGCCTGGGAGCTAGAACCTAACGCTTACCGGGATCTACATCGTTCTGTTTTCAGATGTGACCAAGAGGAGTGCATATGCCCGAAAGGTCGACAGTTCACCAATAAAACATGGAGCATCTTAATGTGCAAATTTTGCACTGTGTCTGGAGTGCATTCAAAATGCTTAGTAGGCACCCAGGGTGTTGACAAAATTAGTGACATACCAAAGGACTTTAAGTGCACCATATGTGTCCAAATCATCAAATCTAGGGCTGAAAATTTAGAGACTTCGTTGTATATTAGAAAGAACGGACCAAAAAGTTCTGAAGGCGCTGCAATCGATTCTCAGGAACCAGTTTTTTCAGATGACAACTGTGTCGATCCCGGGACTTCAAATCAAGAGTTTATCAGCTTGACTTCAACTAGTTTGCCTTCAAATACGTCTTCGCTGCCGCCACCACCACAATCTGATAAAGATAAGGAGCGCTTGTGGATACAAAAAAGCTTCAACGTACGTGGAGAACCTTTTCTGTACTTGGTGGTCTACAAGACAGATGGGCCAAAGTGCTTGGGAACATGCACTTACAGATTTCATGAAGATGATCCACGAATCTCTGACAAATCTTTTGAGGCATTGGAGTTAATAGAAGTCAGCGAAGAGGATATATGGTTCTATCACGATGATTGCCATTACTGGGAAGAAAACAAGCATTTAGATTCTTGCCAACAATAA
- the LOC6499386 gene encoding PHD finger protein 7 isoform X2 → MLLSTKLPQRGDDSVGILGFLLTDIRKEIAQARHRKCEYCSKMGANVSCHKCGDLFHMPCAVTNRCTIEFCGNFISYCDTCRPLDDYKTQILKNPPKKQSCVICFETIHSCYLHCVSYGDCCRLGFAHMMCMRKYAMSSGYYLRCPWCRNSKFRDLIRLQSIFVPDRDAAWELEPNAYRDLHRSVFRCDQEECICPKGRQFTNKTWSILMCKFCTVSGVHSKCLVGTQGVDKISDIPKDFKCTICVQIIKSRAENLETSLYIRKNGPKSSEGAAIDSQEPVFSDDNCVDPGTSNQEFISLTSTSLPSNTSSLPPPPQSDKDKERLWIQKSFNVRGEPFLYLVVYKTDGPKCLGTCTYRFHEDDPRISDKSFEALELIEVSEEDIWFYHDDCHYWEENKHLDSCQQ, encoded by the exons atg TTGCTGTCCACTAAACTTCCTCAGCGAGGCGATGATTCAGTCGGAATACTTGGCTTTCTTTTAACTGACATCCGAAAAGAGATAGCGCAGGCCCGGCATAGAAAATGCGAATACTGTAGTAAAATGGGAGCCAACGTTAGCTGTCATAAATGCGGCGACTTATTTCATATGCCCTGCGCCGTAACCAATCGCTGTACTATAGAGTTTTGTGGAAATTTTATAAGCTACTGTGATACCTGCCGACCCCTGGACGATTACAAGACGCAAATACTTAAGAATCCTCCAAAAAAACAATCTTGTGTAATTTGCttcgagacgattcactcttgCTACCTTCACTGTGTTAGCTATGGCGACTGCTGCAGGCTTGGCTTTGCCCACATGATGTGTATGCGAAAATACGCCATGAGCTCCGGGTACTATCTTCGTTGTCCCTGGTGTCGGAATTCTAAATTCCGGGATTTAATACGGCTGCAGTCAATTTTTGTTCCGGATCGGGATGCTGCCTGGGAGCTAGAACCTAACGCTTACCGGGATCTACATCGTTCTGTTTTCAGATGTGACCAAGAGGAGTGCATATGCCCGAAAGGTCGACAGTTCACCAATAAAACATGGAGCATCTTAATGTGCAAATTTTGCACTGTGTCTGGAGTGCATTCAAAATGCTTAGTAGGCACCCAGGGTGTTGACAAAATTAGTGACATACCAAAGGACTTTAAGTGCACCATATGTGTCCAAATCATCAAATCTAGGGCTGAAAATTTAGAGACTTCGTTGTATATTAGAAAGAACGGACCAAAAAGTTCTGAAGGCGCTGCAATCGATTCTCAGGAACCAGTTTTTTCAGATGACAACTGTGTCGATCCCGGGACTTCAAATCAAGAGTTTATCAGCTTGACTTCAACTAGTTTGCCTTCAAATACGTCTTCGCTGCCGCCACCACCACAATCTGATAAAGATAAGGAGCGCTTGTGGATACAAAAAAGCTTCAACGTACGTGGAGAACCTTTTCTGTACTTGGTGGTCTACAAGACAGATGGGCCAAAGTGCTTGGGAACATGCACTTACAGATTTCATGAAGATGATCCACGAATCTCTGACAAATCTTTTGAGGCATTGGAGTTAATAGAAGTCAGCGAAGAGGATATATGGTTCTATCACGATGATTGCCATTACTGGGAAGAAAACAAGCATTTAGATTCTTGCCAACAATAA
- the LOC6499385 gene encoding ATP synthase lipid-binding protein, mitochondrial, which produces MFVSTVSRIAPVARSALLANSKQYLRPLSSAVISQSQTLAAQNTTPVALLPQIRSFQTSPVTRDIDSAAKFIGAGAATVGVAGSGAGIGTVFGSLIIGYARNPSLKQQLFSYAILGFALSEAMGLFCLMMAFLLLFAF; this is translated from the exons ATGTTCGTGTCGACAGTCTCTCgcattgcccccgttgccaggAGCGCT CTCCTCGCCAACTCCAAGCAGTACTTGCGACCATTGAGCAGCGCCGTCATCAGCCAGAGCCAGACTTTGGCCGCTCAGAACACAACTCCCGTTGCATTACTGCCACAGATCAGGTCATTCCAGACCTCGCCAGTCACGCGTGACATTGATTCGGCTGCCAAGTTCattggtgctggtgctgcaaCAGTCGGTGTCGCTGGATCCG GTGCTGGTATCGGAACAGTATTCGGTTCCCTCATCATCGGTTACGCCAGGAACCCATCGCTGAAACAGCAGCTCTTCTCCTACGCCATTCTGGGCTTTGCCCTGTCTGAGGCCATGGGTCTGTTCTGTCTTATGATGGCTTTCCTGCTGCTCTTCGCCTTCTAA